In Betta splendens chromosome 19, fBetSpl5.4, whole genome shotgun sequence, the following proteins share a genomic window:
- the lrrc59 gene encoding leucine-rich repeat-containing protein 59 isoform X1 has product MSKNSKVLNLKDKINGNEVDLSLCNLTEVPVKELAAFPKATVVDLSCNNISSLPPEFCNLSHLVKVDLSKNQLTCLPDDLGSLVNLQHLDLYNNKLHVLPVSFSQLRSLKWLDLKDNPLEPGLAKAAGDCLDEKQCKQCATKVLQHMRAIQEEADRAREKRLLREKELERKKEAKQKEREAREKEARKREKAEEKEKRRKEYNAQMAALAAQEQQQQQKKKSEEKKKKNGQPAADKKAAVKVAPKPQRSVVGLMLRLLLLLLLGLVAVAAACRLTDLQREAVCAPVNAAVDDGLVWAKEQEVVVRQLVHDLSSAVKDFLESAQTSKN; this is encoded by the exons ATGAGTAAAAACAGCAAAGTGTTGAACCTGAAGGATAAAATCAACGGTAACGAGGTGGACCTGAGCCTGTGCAACCTGACCGAGGTTCCAGTCAAGGAGCTG GCTGCGTTTCCCAAAGCAACCGTCGTGGACTTGTCATGTAACAACATTTCTTCACTTCCG ccagagttctgcaACCTGTCTCACCTGGTGAAAGTGGACCTGAGTAAAAACCAGCTGACCTGTTTGCCAGATGACCTGGGTAGCCTTGTGAACCTTCAGCATCTGGACCTTTACAACAACAAGCTGCATGTACTGCCTGTCAGCTTCTCTCAGCTCAGA AGTCTGAAGTGGTTGGATCTGAAGGATAACCCTCTGGAGCCTGGTCTGGCCAAGGCAGCCGGAGACTGTTTGGACGAGAAGCAGTGTAAACAATGTGCCACCAAG GTTTTGCAGCACATGAGAGCCATCCAGGAAGAGGCTGATCGTGCGCGAGAGAAACGCCTGTTGAGAGAAAAGG AactggagagaaagaaggaggcaAAGCAGAAGGAGCGGGAGGCCCGAGAGAAGGAGGCGCGTAAACGGGAGAAGgcggaggaaaaggagaagaggaggaaagagtaCAATGCTCAGATGGCGGCTTTGGCTGcacaggaacaacaacaacaacagaagaagaagagtgaggaaaagaagaaaaagaacggGCAGCCAGCAG CAGATAAAAAGGCCGCGGTGAAAGTGGCACCTAAACCTCAGCGTTCTGTCGTGGGCCTGATGCTCagactcctcctcctgctgctgctggggctcGTCGCCGTTGCTGCTGCCTGTCGACTGACCGACCTGCAGAGAGAAGCCGTGTGTGCGCCCGTCAACGCCGCGGTGGACGACGGCCTCGTCTGGGCCAAAGAGCAGGAGGTCGTGGTGAGACAGCTGGTGCACGACCTGTCGTCTGCGGTGAAGGACTTCCTTGAATCCGCACAAACATCCAAGAACTGA
- the LOC114845794 gene encoding uncharacterized protein LOC114845794 produces the protein MARSGRPASESFQPSGSAACQSSTVGREDDDDHAPIFSLSKSSMDVVAASGPSSQRDPVWSALDLRRSLSTNTPSDPSSAALHRLRPHAWQRKSASHSLQLPLAAPGADTHAPPAPGERWSACSACSACSDGTLSRSSTPDTVVCAGASRPSSLGHDASESPLSKVTSPSSTPSPFISPLCTPPAPAGPTPTTPSTDGPGAQLASSPGPSPGTRNSSSFASNAEDEGFLENNVLFFQFPSPIPSLVNVAEGGGSIEHKCFVKDSLEPLSEAAAASPEPELSSMTPSPPAGEEAEAPVCGLQLPWQPEQSCWTGRAWKSPLVSSLSDSRLDDVHRIKLHTGDGATKDPKAEVFRQREMVDAAVQTVSPVCSWWDLKRNMDSHSLLGSPPGSRLNLKSSVGSSSNLVSPSSSMFPVSSGEEEERAGDNPTWDINSASVQDLERRRSCLKMQADEADELGRRSSMKQVQWDEDGVRWDAHGASVDPEVLNTAILKHLELQNSPQAPRKSSKKKKAPRPPLLLNAVKATAPELGPPVATLTSACVVEDDSEETPEADGGTEMEEGGRKKEAAGTGGRMSRAEDSNTKDDEEEVYGEEGSIQPSPRGSGPTRKRSVIRSLRPGWCGGRKAED, from the coding sequence ATGGCCCGGTCCGGTCGTCCTGCGTCCGAGAGCTTCCAGCCGTCCGGTTCCGCGGCCTGTCAGTCGTCGACTGTGGGCCGGGAGGATGACGACGACCACGCGCCCATCTTCTCTCTGTCCAAGAGCTCCATGGACGTGGTCGCGGCCTCAGGGCCGTCGTCCCAGCGGGACCCCGTCTGGAGCGCCCTGGACCTGCGGCGCAGCCTGAGCACCAACACCCCCAGCGACCCGAGCTCCGCGGCgctccacaggctgcgtcctcACGCGTGGCAGCGCAAGAGTGCGTCTCACAGCCTGCAGCTGCCGCTCGCCGCCCCCGGCGCGGACACGCACGCCCCCCCGGCCCCCGGCGAGCGCTGGAGCgcctgcagcgcctgcagcgcctgcagcgaCGGCACGCTCAGCCGCAGCAGCACCCCGGACACCGTGGTGTGTGCCGGCGCCTCGCGGCCGTCCAGTCTGGGCCACGACGCCTCAGAGTCTCCTCTGTCCAAAGTCACGTCTCCATCCAGCACCCCCTCGCCCTTCATATCACCGCTCTGCACACCTCCAGCGCCCGCTGGTCCAACGCCGACCACCCCCAGCACAGACGGGCCTGGAGCCCAGCTGGCCTCATCGCCCGGACCCTCACCAGGGACCCgcaactcctcctcctttgcATCCAACGCAGAGGACGAAGGCTTTCTGGAGAATAATGTGCTCTTTTTTCAGTTCCCCTCCCCGATCCCATCCTTGGTTAATGTAGCAGAAGGCGGTGGGTCGATAGAACACAAATGCTTTGTCAAGGATTCGTTAGAGCCGCTGtcggaggctgcagcagcaagcCCAGAACCGGAGCTCAGCTCCATGACGCCCAGTCCTCCCGCAGGAGAGGAGGCGGAAGCTCCAGTCTGTGGCCTCCAGCTTCCGTGGCAGCCAGAGCAAAGCTGCTGGACCGGCCGCGCTTGGAAGTCGCCCCTGGTTTCTTCTCTGAGCGACTCACGGTTGGATGACGTCCACAGGATTAAGTTGCACACAGGAGATGGCGCCACCAAGGATCCAAAGGCTGAAGTATTCAGGCAGCGGGAAATGGTGGATGCGGCGGTGCAGACCGTTTCCCCCGTCTGCTCCTGGTGGGACCTCAAGAGGAACATGGACTCCCACTCCCTCCTGGGCTCGCCTCCTGGATCCAGACTCAACCTGAAGTCGTCGGTGGGGTCCAGCTCCAATCTGGTGTCCCCGTCTTCCAGCATGTTTCCAGTGAgcagtggggaggaggaggagagagcggggGACAACCCCACGTGGGACATCAACTCTGCCTCCGTACAGGatctggagaggaggaggtcgtGTCTGAAGATGCAGGCGGACGAGGCGGACGAgctggggaggaggagcagcatgaAGCAGGTGCAGTGGGATGAGGACGGAGTGAGGTGGGACGCTCACGGAGCATCTGTGGACCCAGAGGTGCTGAACACAGCCATACTCAAACATCTGGAACTGCAGAACAGCCCACAAGCACCGAGAAAAAGctcgaagaagaagaaagcaccgaggcctcctctgctgctgaatgCAGTCAAGGCCACAGCGCCAGAACTGGGTCCACCCGTGGCAACGCTCACGTCCGCCTGTGTGGTGGAGGACGACAGCGAGGAGACACCGGAGGCCGATGGAGGGACGGaaatggaggagggaggcagaaagaaagaggCAGCGGGAACGGGTGGAAGAATGAGCAGAGCGGAGGATTCAAACACCAAagacgacgaggaggaggttTACGGAGAAGAGGGCTCCATCCAGCCGTCACCGCGTGGGAGCGGGCCGACCCGGAAGAGGAGCGTGATCCGGTCCCTGAGGCCCGGCTGGTGCGGAGGCAGGAAGGCAGAGGACTGA
- the syt15 gene encoding synaptotagmin-15 codes for MADHVLLLAVGLSVGLLLLLLGLMVYCVWRRTKGQNQNQYQELLSSGPAGSAPLVLVSQGSGSMPSHIPFAVPPRFIARKREDRAAAGVEEVRMGVRTEARRDALAHRGSLSVGSWYPVGTVLAGLYSAPLSQVVAPPPGLATRLCFSVEYRHSGEQLTVSLLRLANLPPRFHGNITLVELRRLPDDRRPRQAKARGTGPDPEFSDCFIFQVSGVCVHRSTVAVCVLSVEPDGKRHVVGRVLFPLEGALGQAGRLLWKDLEPEDHAQCSEVGDVLISLSYSPVLQRVSVGVLRARGLQLLTGTGVCVQVSLQIHTQAVKVKRSCVVRAETNLRFDHRTSFKLRPQHLDEACVKFELQQNRVHAEAPHLVGVLVLGPFMYARGPQLQHWMDMVNAPEPVEVWHGLSRTS; via the exons ATGGCAG ACCACGTGTTGCTGCTGGCCGTCGGTCTGTCGGTgggtctcctgctgctgctcctgggtcTAATGGTGtactgtgtgtggaggaggaccaagggccagaaccagaaccagtaccAGGAGCTGCTCTCTTCAGGACCAGCAGGCTCTGCTCCACTGGTCCTGGTCTCTCAGGGCTCTGGTTCCAT gccCAGTCACATCCCCTTCGCGGTGCCTCCTCGCTTCATCGCCAGGAAGCGTGAGGATCGGGCCGCTGctggggtggaggaggtgaggatggGGGTGAGGACGGAGGCCCGGCGGGACGCGCTGGCCCACCGCGGGTCGCTCTCAGTGGGCA GCTGGTACCCTGTGGGGACGGTGCTGGCCGGGCTCTACTCTGCTCCGCTCAGCCAGGTGGTGGCGCCGCCTCCGGGCCTGGCCACGCGTCTCTGCTTCTCGGTGGAGTATCGGCACAGCGGCGAGCAGCTCACCGTCTCCCTGCTGCGCCTCGCCAACCTCCCCCCGCGTTTCCACGGCAACATCACCCTGGTGGAGCTGCGGCGTCTGCCCGATGACCGGCGGCCCCGACAGGCCAAGGCCCGGGGGACGGGGCCCGACCCGGAGTTCAGCGACTGCTTCATCTTCCAG gtgtcaggtgtgtgtgtgcatcgcAGCACCGTGGCCGTGTGTGTGCTGAGCGTGGAGCCGGACGGGAAGCGCCACGTGGTCGGGAGGGTGCTGTTCCCTCTGGAGGGGGCGCTTGGCCAGGCCGGCAGGCTGCTCTGGAAAgacctggagcctgaagacCACGCGCAG TGTTCAGAGGTGGGAGATGTGCTGATCTCGCTCAGCTACAGCCCGGTTCTGCAGCGTGTCTCCGTGGGGGTTCTGAGAGCTCGAGGACTGCAGCTGCTCACTGGCACAG gtgtgtgtgtgcaggtgagctTGCAGATCCACACGCAGGCTGTGAAGGTCAAGCGTAGCTGTGTGGTCCGAGCGGAGACCAACCTGCGCTTCGACCACCGGACCAGCTTCAAGCTGCGCCCGCAGCACCTGGACGAGGCCTGTGTGAagtttgagctgcagcagaaccgcgTCCACGCAG AGGCTCCTCACCTCGTCGGGGTCCTGGTGCTGGGGCCCTTCATGTACGCCAGGggcccacagctgcagcactggATGGACATGGTCAACGCCCCGGAGCCAGTGGAGGTGTGGCACGGgctgagcagaaccagctgA
- the timm23a gene encoding mitochondrial import inner membrane translocase subunit Tim23, whose translation MDNNSQRSGGVRGGLGSLFGGGAPEYSNTELAGVPLTGMSPLSPYLNVDPRYLVQDTDEFILPTGANKTRGRFELAFFTIGGSCMTGATLGALNGLRMGLKETRDMAWSKPRNVQILNMVTRQGASWANSLGSVALLYSAFGVVIEKARGAEDDINTVAAGTLTGMLFKSAGGLKGVARGGLAGLALSGAYALYNNWDHLTGSPSSSSRLY comes from the exons ATGGACAACAACTCTCAAAGGTCTGGGGGCGTGAGAGGAGGTCTCGGGAGTCTCTTTGGCGGCGGGGCACCTGAATACTCCAACACAGAGCTGGCCGGTGTCCCAC TGACCGGAATGAGTCCTCTGTCCCCGTACCTCAATGTTGACCCTCGCTACCTGGTTCAG GACACAGATGAGTTCATTCTTCCCACGGGCGCTAATAAAACAAGAGGAAGGTTTGAACTGGCTTTCTTCACTATTGGAGGCTCCTGCATGACAG GAGCAACACTTGGAGCTTTGAATGGTCTCAGAATGGGCCTGAAGGAGACCAGAGACATGGCTTGGTCCAAACCGCGTAACGTACA GATTCTGAACATGGTCACCAGACAAGGTGCTTCATGGGCCAACTCTCTGGGCTCCGTTG CTTTGTTGTACAGCGCTTTTGGTGTGGTGATCGAAAAGGCCCGAGGAGCCGAAGATGACATCAACACGGTGGCAGCTGGGACGTTAACTGGGATGCTTTTCAAGTCGGCGG GTGGATTAAAGGGTGTGGCTCGTGGAGGTCTGGCTGGTTTGGCCTTGTCTGGTGCCTACGCTCTCTACAACAACTGGGACCACCTCACtggctccccctcctcctcatcaaggCTTTACTAA
- the zgc:112285 gene encoding elastase-1, with protein MAPPGPPLLLFSLLLPLLSSKAALAAAYTLTPGQQPQHKVLHLDWPQDCGMAHFKPNMAERIVSGNEARPHSWPWQVSLQVRPRGSKQYIHVCGGTLIHKNWVLTAAHCFQKGKAEDAGSWRIVLGKHQLRRSETAERIFPVKRIYRHENFRYPAHSELDYDIALVKAATDILPSNFIRYACLPRKQTSLKPGHYCWVTGWGDTRGGKENVSLAEALNQARLPIIDFKTCRQKKFWGDRVRDSMICAGFRDTEDPPAACQGDSGGPLLCQLGRDRWEVHGVVSFGPIGCTVENKPSVFTRTAAYIPWIEATRIRDFFLH; from the exons ATGGCGCCACCCGGACCTCCGctgcttcttttctctctgctgctgccgctgctgtcgAGCAAGGCAGCGCTCGCTGCCGCGTACACCCTCACGCCTgggcagcagccgcagcacaaAGTCCTCCACCTGG ACTGGCCCCAGGACTGCGGCATGGCCCACTTCAAGCCCAACATGGCCGAGAGGATCGTGTCTGGCAACGAAGCGCGGCCTCACTCCTGGCCCTGGCAGGTCTCTCTACAG GTTCGTCCCAGGGGAAGTAAACAATACATTCACGTCTGTGGAGGAACTCTCATCCATAAAAACTGGGTCCTAACGGCCGCTCACTGCTTCCAAAA GGGTAAAGCTGAGGATGCCGGCAGCTGGAGGATCGTGCTGGGGAAGCACCAGCTCAGGCGCTCAGAGACCGCAGAGAGGATTTTCCCGGTGAAGAGGATCTACAGGCACGAGAACTTCCGCTACCCCGCTCACAGCGAGCTGGACTACGACATCGCCCTGGTGAAGGCCGCCACCGACATCCTGCCCTCCAACTTCATCCGCTACGCCTGCCTGCCGCGCAAGCAGACCAGCCTCAAGCCGGGACACTACTGCTGGGTGACGGGCTGGGGGGACACACGGG gtGGGAAAGAGAATGTGTCTCTGGCGGAGGCCCTGAATCAAGCTCGCCTGCCCATCATCGACTTCAAGACCTGTCGGCAGAAGAAGTTCTGGGGCGACCGCGTTCGAGACTCCATGATCTGTGCCGGGTTCAGAGACACCGAGGACCCACCGGCCGCATGCCAG ggcGACTCTggcggccccctgctgtgccagCTGGGGCGGGACCGCTGGGAGGTGCACGGCGTGGTGAGCTTCGGCCCCATCGGCTGCACCGTGGAGAACAAGCCCAGCGTCTTCACGCGCACCGCCGCCTACATCCCCTGGATCGAGGCGACTCGCATCAGAGACTTCTTCCTGCACTGA
- the nat9 gene encoding N-acetyltransferase 9 isoform X1: protein MRINENTLLEGNKVALVPYNAEHVPRYHEWMKSPELQQLTASEPLTLDQEYSMQKSWRDDEDSEATSARAHGTARFGWFYFMDVFHSAECTFIILDKQQWAASGAEDEQCMVGDVNLFLTDPTDPTLAELEVMIAEPSYRGRGVGKEVTRMMMCYGVTKLGIKKFQAKIGLDNDVSISMFKKLHFQEASVCRVFREVTLELTVDGSVGSKLLDDMCYVKERDYRQTRSNRTELVSH from the exons ATGAGGATCAACGAGAACACGTTGCTGGAGGGAAATAAAGTCGCGCTGGTTCCGTACAACGCAGAACACGTGCCCAG GTACCACGAGTGGATGAAGTCTcccgagctgcagcagctgacggCGTCAGAGCCGCTGACCCTGGATCAGGAGTACAGCATGCAGAAGAGCTGGAGGGACGACGAGGACAGTGAGGCCACATCTGCGCGTGCACACGGAACCGCGCGGTTCGGGTGGTTCTATTTCATGGATGTGTTTCATTCTGCAGAGTGCACCTTCATCATCCTGGACAAGCAGCAGTGGGCCGCCTCCGGTGCAGAGGACGAGCAGTGCATGGTGGGAGACGTCAACCTCTTCCTGACTGACCCCACGGACCCGACCTTGGCCGAGCTGGAGGTCATGATAGCGG AGCCCAGTTACAGAGGCAGAGGCGTCGGGAAGGAGGTGACCCGCATGATGATGTGCTACG GTGTTACCAAACTTGGCATCAAGAAGTTTCAAGCAAAGATCGGGTTGGACAACGACGTCAGCATCAGCATGTTCAAGAAGCTGCACTTCCAGGAG GCGTCTGTGTGCAGGGTGTTCAGAGAGGTGACGCTGGAGCTGACGGTGGACGGGTCCGTTGGGTCGAAGCTGCTGGACGACATGTGCTACGTGAAGGAGAGGGATTACAGACAGACGCGCAGCAACAGGACAGAGCTGGTGTCACACTGA
- the nat9 gene encoding N-acetyltransferase 9 isoform X2 encodes MRINENTLLEGNKVALVPYNAEHVPRYHEWMKSPELQQLTASEPLTLDQEYSMQKSWRDDEDKCTFIILDKQQWAASGAEDEQCMVGDVNLFLTDPTDPTLAELEVMIAEPSYRGRGVGKEVTRMMMCYGVTKLGIKKFQAKIGLDNDVSISMFKKLHFQEASVCRVFREVTLELTVDGSVGSKLLDDMCYVKERDYRQTRSNRTELVSH; translated from the exons ATGAGGATCAACGAGAACACGTTGCTGGAGGGAAATAAAGTCGCGCTGGTTCCGTACAACGCAGAACACGTGCCCAG GTACCACGAGTGGATGAAGTCTcccgagctgcagcagctgacggCGTCAGAGCCGCTGACCCTGGATCAGGAGTACAGCATGCAGAAGAGCTGGAGGGACGACGAGGACA AGTGCACCTTCATCATCCTGGACAAGCAGCAGTGGGCCGCCTCCGGTGCAGAGGACGAGCAGTGCATGGTGGGAGACGTCAACCTCTTCCTGACTGACCCCACGGACCCGACCTTGGCCGAGCTGGAGGTCATGATAGCGG AGCCCAGTTACAGAGGCAGAGGCGTCGGGAAGGAGGTGACCCGCATGATGATGTGCTACG GTGTTACCAAACTTGGCATCAAGAAGTTTCAAGCAAAGATCGGGTTGGACAACGACGTCAGCATCAGCATGTTCAAGAAGCTGCACTTCCAGGAG GCGTCTGTGTGCAGGGTGTTCAGAGAGGTGACGCTGGAGCTGACGGTGGACGGGTCCGTTGGGTCGAAGCTGCTGGACGACATGTGCTACGTGAAGGAGAGGGATTACAGACAGACGCGCAGCAACAGGACAGAGCTGGTGTCACACTGA
- the lrrc59 gene encoding leucine-rich repeat-containing protein 59 isoform X2, with protein MSKNSKVLNLKDKINGNEVDLSLCNLTEVPVKELAAFPKATVVDLSCNNISSLPPEFCNLSHLVKVDLSKNQLTCLPDDLGSLVNLQHLDLYNNKLHVLPVSFSQLRSLKWLDLKDNPLEPGLAKAAGDCLDEKQCKQCATKVLQHMRAIQEEADRAREKRLLREKELERKKEAKQKEREAREKEARKREKAEEKEKRRKEYNAQMAALAAQEQQQQQKKKSEEKKKKNGQPADKKAAVKVAPKPQRSVVGLMLRLLLLLLLGLVAVAAACRLTDLQREAVCAPVNAAVDDGLVWAKEQEVVVRQLVHDLSSAVKDFLESAQTSKN; from the exons ATGAGTAAAAACAGCAAAGTGTTGAACCTGAAGGATAAAATCAACGGTAACGAGGTGGACCTGAGCCTGTGCAACCTGACCGAGGTTCCAGTCAAGGAGCTG GCTGCGTTTCCCAAAGCAACCGTCGTGGACTTGTCATGTAACAACATTTCTTCACTTCCG ccagagttctgcaACCTGTCTCACCTGGTGAAAGTGGACCTGAGTAAAAACCAGCTGACCTGTTTGCCAGATGACCTGGGTAGCCTTGTGAACCTTCAGCATCTGGACCTTTACAACAACAAGCTGCATGTACTGCCTGTCAGCTTCTCTCAGCTCAGA AGTCTGAAGTGGTTGGATCTGAAGGATAACCCTCTGGAGCCTGGTCTGGCCAAGGCAGCCGGAGACTGTTTGGACGAGAAGCAGTGTAAACAATGTGCCACCAAG GTTTTGCAGCACATGAGAGCCATCCAGGAAGAGGCTGATCGTGCGCGAGAGAAACGCCTGTTGAGAGAAAAGG AactggagagaaagaaggaggcaAAGCAGAAGGAGCGGGAGGCCCGAGAGAAGGAGGCGCGTAAACGGGAGAAGgcggaggaaaaggagaagaggaggaaagagtaCAATGCTCAGATGGCGGCTTTGGCTGcacaggaacaacaacaacaacagaagaagaagagtgaggaaaagaagaaaaagaacggGCAGCCAGCAG ATAAAAAGGCCGCGGTGAAAGTGGCACCTAAACCTCAGCGTTCTGTCGTGGGCCTGATGCTCagactcctcctcctgctgctgctggggctcGTCGCCGTTGCTGCTGCCTGTCGACTGACCGACCTGCAGAGAGAAGCCGTGTGTGCGCCCGTCAACGCCGCGGTGGACGACGGCCTCGTCTGGGCCAAAGAGCAGGAGGTCGTGGTGAGACAGCTGGTGCACGACCTGTCGTCTGCGGTGAAGGACTTCCTTGAATCCGCACAAACATCCAAGAACTGA